A genomic stretch from Dyella sp. M7H15-1 includes:
- a CDS encoding glycosyltransferase family 4 protein, producing MMNKPLRVWLPAIRVGSGADVFVERLAEGLSRAGHLPRLQWFPHSYEFFPELMRVYVPVKEIDLIHAGSWGGNAFIGMRVPLVTTVLHLVHDPAYAPYRTAAQAIYHRVHVRWREGMAIRASAAITAISDYVAGTVRSVFKRNDVHAIPCWVDLDRYKPVRLSSSEVGRPFRLLMVGNQTKRKGVDLFEDLVKGLGESFELSCTGGLRMVHSRTFHAAGVRFLGRISEQDLIQEYQRCDAVVSLSRYEGFGYTALEGMACGKPFIGFDTSGLSNVVAHGETGMLVPTNDLRALIEACRTLAADAAKCETMGRSARARAVDHFKGEDAIERYVAIYRNVLS from the coding sequence ATGATGAACAAACCTTTGAGAGTTTGGCTGCCGGCTATCCGCGTTGGAAGTGGTGCTGACGTTTTTGTCGAGCGATTGGCTGAAGGCCTCAGTCGAGCTGGACATTTGCCACGTTTGCAGTGGTTTCCTCACTCCTATGAGTTCTTTCCGGAGCTGATGCGCGTCTACGTGCCGGTTAAGGAAATCGACCTGATTCATGCAGGGAGTTGGGGCGGGAATGCCTTCATTGGAATGCGGGTGCCATTGGTGACAACCGTGCTGCATCTGGTTCACGATCCTGCTTATGCACCCTATAGAACCGCGGCACAAGCCATCTACCACCGGGTGCATGTACGCTGGCGCGAAGGCATGGCCATACGTGCCAGTGCCGCGATCACCGCCATTTCGGATTACGTGGCTGGCACGGTGCGTTCCGTATTCAAACGTAACGATGTTCACGCGATACCGTGCTGGGTGGATCTGGATCGCTACAAGCCTGTAAGGCTTTCCTCGAGTGAGGTTGGCAGGCCTTTCCGTTTGTTGATGGTCGGCAACCAGACCAAGCGGAAAGGTGTGGATCTGTTTGAAGATTTGGTGAAAGGACTTGGTGAGTCGTTCGAGCTTTCCTGCACGGGAGGGCTACGAATGGTCCACTCCCGCACCTTCCACGCTGCGGGAGTGAGGTTTCTCGGTCGAATCTCCGAACAGGATCTGATTCAGGAGTATCAGCGCTGCGATGCCGTGGTTTCCCTGTCGCGCTACGAGGGTTTCGGTTACACCGCTTTGGAAGGCATGGCTTGCGGCAAGCCATTTATCGGATTTGATACCAGTGGTTTAAGCAATGTAGTCGCCCATGGCGAAACAGGAATGTTGGTGCCCACCAATGATTTGCGGGCATTGATTGAGGCATGCAGGACGCTGGCCGCGGATGCGGCCAAGTGTGAAACCATGGGGCGGTCTGCGCGCGCGCGCGCTGTGGATCACTTCAAGGGAGAGGACGCCATCGAAAGATATGTGGCGATTTACAGAAATGTACTGTCCTGA